Proteins encoded by one window of Paenibacillus sp. DCT19:
- a CDS encoding beta-glucoside-specific PTS transporter subunit IIABC has translation MDKQQLSKDILKLVGGEENIDQVTHCMTRLRFNLNDNKKADKATLKNTPGVMGVMENGGQFQVIIGNDVPVVYNALVGNMSKGANTGSSNASASTGEKKKRNPISALFDFISGMFTPILPAITGAGMIKGIVAILVALGWLSNESSTYVILSAIGDGAFYFLPIILAVSAAKKLGSNIYIGAALAAGIMHPTITALLEGGNSSFAGITVVAATYSSTVIPIVIAIWIASYVEKAVDRVTHSSVKLLVVPTVTLLIMVPLTLIAIGPLGSIIGNGLSGGIAWLFDNASILASILIGGTMSLLIITGMHYALTPIVIGSITTLGYDFIVPLMFAANWAQAGGAIGVGLRSKNGQTKSMAYSTGLTAIMGITEPAMYGVNMRYKKPFIAALAGGAIGGAFMGIFKVKAYVITGLVGLPGIAAFISPAVSTLIYGLLGGVIAVVSATLITYILGFKEDNAPQPAATTPAAEPATPAATTAAPVVTEEAKAQDEQIFSPMTGEVKPLSEVPDPAFSEEIMGKGFAIQPTEGRAVSPINGTVFSLSKSGHAIGLVSDTGAEMLIHIGIDTVKLKGQFFSPKVQAGAKVSVGDVLMEFDREEIEKAGYTTITPVIITNMHQYESVESAGRTTIKEKELIYTVKA, from the coding sequence ATGGATAAACAACAATTGTCCAAGGACATTTTGAAGTTGGTCGGTGGCGAAGAGAATATTGATCAAGTCACACACTGTATGACAAGACTTAGATTTAACTTGAACGACAACAAAAAAGCAGACAAAGCGACACTAAAAAATACACCGGGTGTTATGGGTGTCATGGAGAACGGTGGACAGTTCCAGGTTATTATCGGTAACGATGTACCTGTCGTGTATAATGCGCTGGTAGGTAACATGTCCAAAGGCGCTAACACTGGATCTTCTAATGCTTCGGCTTCTACAGGCGAGAAGAAAAAGAGAAATCCAATAAGCGCGTTGTTCGACTTCATCTCAGGTATGTTTACACCAATCCTGCCTGCGATTACTGGTGCAGGTATGATCAAAGGGATCGTGGCTATCCTTGTCGCACTTGGTTGGTTGTCTAATGAGAGCTCAACATATGTCATCTTGTCAGCCATTGGTGATGGTGCGTTCTACTTCCTGCCAATCATCCTGGCAGTAAGCGCGGCGAAGAAATTGGGAAGTAATATATATATTGGTGCAGCACTTGCAGCGGGAATTATGCACCCGACCATTACAGCTTTGCTGGAAGGTGGTAACTCATCGTTTGCAGGGATTACAGTCGTTGCAGCAACGTATTCTTCAACGGTAATTCCGATTGTTATTGCGATCTGGATCGCTTCTTATGTAGAAAAAGCAGTTGACCGTGTAACACATTCATCGGTTAAACTTTTGGTAGTTCCAACGGTAACCTTGTTGATCATGGTTCCACTTACATTGATTGCTATTGGTCCATTGGGTTCTATTATTGGTAATGGCTTGTCTGGCGGTATTGCTTGGTTGTTCGATAATGCGTCCATCCTGGCAAGTATCTTGATTGGTGGTACGATGTCCCTGTTGATCATTACAGGTATGCACTATGCACTTACACCAATCGTTATCGGTTCGATCACAACACTTGGATATGACTTTATCGTTCCTTTGATGTTTGCAGCGAACTGGGCTCAAGCAGGTGGCGCAATTGGTGTTGGGCTTCGCTCCAAAAATGGACAAACCAAATCCATGGCGTACTCCACAGGTTTGACAGCGATTATGGGTATTACTGAGCCAGCAATGTATGGTGTCAACATGAGATATAAAAAGCCGTTTATTGCAGCCCTCGCGGGTGGAGCAATCGGTGGTGCGTTCATGGGTATCTTCAAAGTTAAAGCATATGTTATTACAGGTCTCGTTGGATTGCCTGGTATTGCAGCGTTCATTAGTCCGGCGGTCAGCACGTTGATCTATGGTTTGCTTGGTGGCGTGATTGCCGTAGTATCCGCTACATTGATTACGTACATCTTGGGCTTCAAAGAAGACAATGCTCCACAACCGGCTGCAACAACACCGGCCGCTGAACCTGCTACACCAGCAGCAACAACAGCTGCTCCAGTTGTAACGGAAGAAGCAAAAGCTCAGGATGAGCAAATTTTCAGCCCAATGACTGGGGAAGTTAAACCACTTAGCGAAGTACCAGATCCAGCGTTCTCCGAAGAAATCATGGGTAAAGGGTTCGCTATTCAGCCGACAGAAGGACGTGCCGTATCTCCAATTAACGGAACGGTGTTCTCCTTGTCGAAGAGTGGACATGCGATCGGTCTTGTAAGTGATACGGGTGCAGAAATGCTGATTCATATCGGGATCGATACCGTGAAGCTGAAAGGTCAATTCTTCTCTCCTAAAGTTCAAGCTGGAGCGAAGGTATCCGTGGGTGATGTATTGATGGAGTTCGACCGGGAAGAGATCGAAAAAGCCGGTTACACGACAATTACACCTGTCATTATTACAAACATGCACCAGTATGAATCCGTTGAATCTGCTGGACGTACAACGATCAAAGAAAAAGAATTGATCTATACGGTTAAAGCATAA
- the licT gene encoding BglG family transcription antiterminator LicT, whose protein sequence is MKIEKVLNNNVVTVIDPGGNELVVMGRGIAFKKHTGETIDESLVEKIFSLESKEVSQKLKTLLSDIPVEYVECSDEIIRYAETVLGEKLHESIYISLTDHIHFAIDRHRQGLQIRNALFWEIKRMYRKEYAIGLKALQIIEETLGVLLPEDECAFIAMHLVNAQMNGEMRETISITNIVKDILNIVRRSFVIELDEDSLSYYRFLTHLKFFAQRVLQGTAIEDKEEDNPLHDLVSKQYPEAHACAVRISDYTRKIYNRVLSREEILYLTIHIERVVRNEQTIE, encoded by the coding sequence ATGAAAATTGAGAAGGTGCTTAATAACAACGTAGTTACTGTGATTGATCCGGGCGGAAACGAACTGGTCGTCATGGGGCGGGGAATTGCCTTCAAGAAGCATACCGGTGAAACGATAGACGAAAGTCTGGTCGAGAAGATATTCTCATTGGAAAGCAAGGAAGTATCGCAGAAGCTCAAAACGCTCCTGTCCGACATTCCTGTTGAATATGTTGAATGCTCTGATGAAATTATTCGTTATGCAGAGACGGTGTTAGGTGAGAAGCTGCATGAGAGTATTTATATCTCACTTACGGATCATATTCATTTTGCCATTGATCGGCATCGTCAAGGATTACAGATCCGCAATGCTCTATTTTGGGAGATCAAGCGCATGTACCGCAAGGAATATGCAATCGGTCTCAAGGCACTACAGATCATTGAAGAAACGTTGGGTGTACTTCTGCCCGAAGATGAATGCGCATTTATTGCTATGCATCTGGTCAATGCCCAGATGAACGGTGAGATGCGAGAAACCATCAGCATCACGAATATTGTCAAAGACATACTCAATATCGTAAGACGTAGCTTTGTCATTGAGCTAGATGAAGATTCTTTAAGTTATTATCGTTTTTTGACTCATTTGAAGTTCTTTGCGCAACGTGTGTTGCAAGGGACAGCCATTGAGGATAAGGAAGAAGATAATCCGCTTCATGATCTCGTAAGCAAACAATATCCTGAAGCACATGCTTGTGCGGTAAGGATTAGTGATTATACTCGTAAGATCTACAATCGGGTGTTATCTAGGGAAGAAATACTGTATCTAACCATTCATATTGAACGTGTGGTTAGAAATGAACAAACAATCGAATAA
- a CDS encoding glycoside hydrolase family 1 protein, whose product MELTTPFPKDFLWGGAVAANQLEGAYNTDGKGLSVQDVMPHGITTPRTEGPTEDNLKLIGIDFYNRYKEDVKLFAEMGFKVFRTSIAWSRIFPNGDELEPNEKGLQFYDDLFDECHKYGIEPLVTISHYETPLHLSKTYDGWVNRKMVDFYERYVTVLFNRFKGKVKYWLTFNEINSILEEPFMSGGIFTPKSELSKQDLYQAIHHELVASALAVKIGHEIMPEAKIGCMVLSMPTYPLTPNPDDVVAAMHAEQRNDLFADIHARGYYPKYINRYFKANNINIKFEDGDAEILKHTVDFISFSYYVSICETGDPEKRKEGKGNLFAGVMNPYLKASEWGWQIDPQGLRVTLNKYYDRYQKPLFIVENGLGAVDELITDENGNKTVNDEYRIQYLNDHLVQVGEAIEDGVEVMGYTSWGCIDLVSASTAEMKKRYGFIYVDRNNDGSGTLERYKKKSFHWYKEVIGTNGASLKGANE is encoded by the coding sequence ATTGAATTGACTACACCATTTCCAAAAGACTTTCTATGGGGCGGCGCAGTAGCGGCCAACCAGCTTGAAGGAGCATATAATACTGACGGCAAAGGCCTGTCTGTACAGGATGTAATGCCACACGGGATTACAACACCAAGAACTGAGGGGCCAACTGAAGATAACCTGAAGTTGATCGGGATCGATTTTTATAACCGCTATAAAGAAGATGTGAAATTGTTTGCAGAGATGGGCTTCAAAGTATTCCGTACATCTATTGCATGGTCTCGTATTTTCCCGAATGGTGACGAGCTGGAGCCTAACGAAAAAGGGCTGCAATTCTATGATGATTTGTTCGATGAGTGCCATAAATACGGTATTGAGCCATTGGTGACGATTTCTCATTATGAGACGCCACTTCACTTGTCCAAAACGTACGACGGATGGGTTAACCGCAAAATGGTTGATTTCTATGAGCGTTACGTAACTGTGCTGTTCAATCGCTTCAAAGGAAAAGTGAAATACTGGCTGACGTTCAATGAGATTAACTCTATTCTCGAAGAGCCATTCATGAGTGGTGGGATTTTCACGCCAAAATCGGAATTGTCGAAGCAAGACCTGTACCAAGCCATCCATCATGAGCTTGTGGCGAGTGCGCTAGCGGTTAAGATAGGACATGAGATTATGCCAGAAGCCAAAATTGGTTGTATGGTGCTGAGCATGCCGACTTACCCACTAACACCTAACCCGGATGATGTTGTCGCAGCTATGCATGCAGAGCAGCGCAATGACCTGTTCGCAGACATTCATGCACGCGGATATTATCCAAAATACATTAATCGCTACTTCAAGGCGAACAATATCAACATTAAGTTTGAAGATGGCGATGCTGAGATTCTCAAACATACCGTTGACTTCATCTCATTTAGTTACTATGTAAGTATCTGTGAGACAGGAGATCCGGAGAAACGCAAAGAAGGTAAAGGAAACCTGTTCGCAGGTGTAATGAACCCTTATCTCAAAGCAAGTGAGTGGGGCTGGCAGATCGATCCACAAGGTTTGCGCGTAACCTTGAACAAGTATTATGACCGTTACCAAAAACCGTTGTTCATCGTTGAAAATGGTCTAGGCGCCGTGGACGAGCTGATTACGGACGAGAATGGCAATAAAACAGTGAATGATGAATATCGCATTCAATACTTGAATGATCACTTGGTACAAGTAGGGGAAGCGATTGAAGATGGTGTAGAGGTTATGGGTTACACGTCTTGGGGCTGTATTGACCTGGTAAGTGCATCGACTGCTGAGATGAAGAAGCGTTATGGTTTCATTTATGTAGACCGTAATAATGATGGTTCAGGTACATTAGAGCGCTACAAGAAGAAATCTTTCCACTGGTACAAAGAGGTAATTGGTACGAATGGTGCAAGTCTTAAAGGAGCGAACGAATAA
- a CDS encoding glycoside hydrolase family 1 protein produces MTTAKKGFPENFLWGGATAANQLEGAFDKDGKGLSTADMIAHVPKEKRTGGHAMEISSSRIEEILAGKIEERFPKRFGIDFYHRFREDIALFAEMGFKVFRLSIHWARIFPNGYDQEPNEAGLKFYDEVFDELLKHGIEPLVTLSHYETPLGLTQKYNGWAGREVIQHYVRYAETVFNRYKNKVKYWLTFNEINVMVFSPYTGGGILIDKVDNKLQTTYQALHHQFVASALVTKLAHEIIPGSQVGCMLARMETYPATCNPVDVQLAQHENQLNLFFTDMHARGQYPNYMARYFEENNIVIQKEAGDDEILLNNTVDFISFSYYMSVTKSASADLEETAGNLTGGVKNPYLEASDWGWEIDPIGLRVTLNNFWDRYQKPLFIVENGLGAYDKVEEDGSIHDTYRVDYLKKHIEQMKEAIKDGVELIGFTAWGPIDLVSMSTSEMSKRYGFIYVDLDDAGNGTLERSKKDSFDWYKNVIATNGEQL; encoded by the coding sequence ATGACCACAGCTAAAAAAGGATTCCCTGAAAACTTCCTATGGGGCGGCGCTACAGCGGCGAACCAATTGGAGGGTGCATTTGATAAGGATGGCAAAGGTCTCTCCACTGCGGATATGATCGCACATGTTCCGAAAGAGAAGCGTACAGGCGGCCATGCAATGGAAATTTCATCTTCACGCATTGAAGAGATTCTGGCTGGCAAAATTGAAGAACGTTTCCCTAAACGTTTTGGTATTGATTTCTACCATCGTTTCAGAGAAGATATCGCATTGTTTGCAGAAATGGGCTTCAAAGTATTCCGTTTGTCCATCCACTGGGCACGTATTTTCCCGAACGGTTATGATCAAGAGCCGAATGAAGCAGGTTTGAAATTCTACGATGAAGTATTCGACGAATTGTTGAAACATGGCATTGAGCCGCTCGTAACGTTGTCTCACTATGAGACTCCGCTCGGTTTGACACAAAAATATAACGGCTGGGCTGGCCGTGAAGTAATCCAACATTATGTTAGATACGCAGAGACCGTATTTAATCGCTATAAAAACAAAGTGAAATACTGGCTTACTTTCAATGAAATTAACGTAATGGTGTTCAGTCCTTACACTGGCGGCGGTATTCTCATTGATAAAGTTGATAACAAACTGCAAACCACATATCAAGCATTGCATCACCAATTTGTTGCAAGTGCATTGGTAACGAAGCTTGCGCATGAGATTATCCCAGGTTCCCAAGTGGGCTGTATGCTTGCTCGTATGGAGACATACCCAGCAACGTGTAATCCAGTAGATGTTCAACTGGCTCAGCATGAGAACCAGCTTAACCTGTTCTTCACAGACATGCATGCTCGTGGTCAATACCCGAACTACATGGCTCGTTACTTTGAAGAAAACAACATCGTGATCCAAAAAGAAGCTGGCGATGACGAAATCTTGTTGAACAACACCGTTGATTTCATCTCCTTCAGCTACTACATGTCTGTAACAAAATCAGCTTCCGCTGATTTGGAAGAAACAGCAGGTAACTTGACTGGTGGCGTGAAAAACCCTTATCTGGAAGCTTCCGACTGGGGCTGGGAGATCGATCCGATCGGTCTGCGCGTAACATTGAACAACTTCTGGGATCGTTACCAAAAACCATTGTTCATCGTTGAAAATGGTCTGGGTGCATACGATAAAGTGGAGGAAGATGGCTCCATTCACGATACGTATCGTGTAGATTACCTGAAGAAGCATATCGAGCAAATGAAAGAAGCTATCAAAGACGGCGTAGAGTTGATTGGTTTCACCGCTTGGGGTCCAATTGACCTAGTAAGTATGTCAACTTCTGAAATGTCCAAGCGTTACGGCTTCATCTACGTTGATCTGGATGATGCAGGTAACGGAACGCTGGAACGTTCGAAGAAAGATTCCTTTGACTGGTACAAAAATGTAATTGCAACGAATGGTGAGCAACTGTAA
- a CDS encoding MbcA/ParS/Xre antitoxin family protein, with protein sequence MSMKGIYSEEFNQANWDAFVQLFDELYAQVDPKWIERARLQKIPEDVSRVLLCEMGEYTFKWLEKNIPALGDQSPVSYLETEEGANALRAAILRMPR encoded by the coding sequence ATGAGTATGAAAGGGATCTATTCGGAAGAGTTTAATCAGGCAAATTGGGATGCGTTCGTTCAATTGTTTGATGAGTTATATGCGCAGGTGGATCCGAAGTGGATAGAACGCGCACGATTACAGAAAATTCCGGAAGATGTGAGTCGAGTGCTTTTGTGTGAAATGGGGGAGTACACATTTAAATGGCTAGAGAAGAACATCCCTGCTCTGGGGGACCAAAGTCCTGTAAGTTATTTGGAAACGGAAGAGGGAGCCAACGCGCTTAGAGCAGCAATATTGCGTATGCCACGGTAA
- a CDS encoding suppressor of fused domain protein: protein MSQEENTSGWDAIDAAARALYGHQEPKHYGTAIPYMLGGSDPLNGISAYRVETPTPHWHFVTYGFSELYDKETADPEHSGYGFELTFRLLRNVEEEEPPAWALNLLQNIGRYVFNSGNIFHAGDYMDANGPICLGSDTLLTALAFIEDPDLEEISTPNGNVQFIQMVGVTCRELETIQTWNTRGFLAACASFMPKYVTDLMRNSYVDIPVVEEAVARGIEQEGSSTAFLFNQQLEWTSNHQETLRNTESAVLQVGAKQARLIGRILRSRTAKGDSLSLIGSNVNITFKAGDEPSLHENENEVTLTVNEAAVAELMEKLKPKAQTFDLNTLPGITFRIVRTEITDPDGNIIDTIG from the coding sequence ATGTCTCAAGAAGAAAACACTTCCGGCTGGGATGCCATTGATGCTGCGGCTCGCGCACTCTATGGTCATCAAGAGCCTAAACACTACGGGACTGCAATCCCTTATATGCTTGGTGGTTCTGATCCTCTCAATGGAATAAGTGCATATCGTGTGGAGACACCAACGCCGCATTGGCATTTCGTCACGTATGGCTTCTCAGAACTCTACGATAAAGAAACAGCTGACCCTGAACATAGTGGTTATGGATTCGAATTGACCTTCCGACTACTGCGGAATGTGGAGGAAGAAGAACCTCCCGCATGGGCACTGAACCTGTTGCAAAATATCGGAAGATACGTCTTCAACAGCGGCAATATCTTTCATGCAGGAGATTATATGGACGCTAACGGTCCAATCTGTCTTGGCTCTGACACACTGCTAACTGCACTAGCTTTTATCGAGGATCCTGATCTTGAAGAGATATCTACACCGAACGGTAACGTTCAATTCATTCAGATGGTCGGCGTGACATGTAGAGAGCTGGAGACGATACAGACATGGAATACACGTGGATTCTTAGCTGCATGCGCTAGCTTTATGCCGAAATATGTTACCGATCTCATGCGTAACTCCTATGTGGATATTCCTGTCGTGGAAGAGGCTGTAGCCAGAGGTATCGAGCAAGAAGGTTCTAGCACTGCCTTCCTGTTCAACCAACAACTTGAATGGACGTCTAATCATCAAGAAACGCTTCGAAATACTGAATCTGCTGTACTTCAAGTTGGAGCCAAGCAGGCTCGACTTATCGGCAGAATATTACGTAGTCGCACGGCAAAAGGAGATTCTCTCTCCTTAATCGGATCTAACGTGAACATCACGTTTAAGGCTGGAGACGAGCCATCTTTACACGAGAACGAAAACGAAGTTACCTTAACCGTAAATGAAGCAGCGGTCGCTGAGCTTATGGAGAAACTTAAACCAAAAGCGCAAACGTTCGATTTAAACACCCTTCCGGGTATCACCTTCCGCATTGTACGTACGGAAATTACCGACCCAGACGGGAACATCATTGATACGATTGGCTAA
- a CDS encoding LuxR C-terminal-related transcriptional regulator, translating to MSATTTALSKHWPTTQMPVSKAAQINYLSKPQLDRVLKINHFLIRAFQHSISNIKENLSGTYMFLLTDSDGVLIAMDHSCDLTSEVQQSPIRLGMIFTAKSCGVNAISETMDQHKPIFLPPELHENPLFQTWHCYATPLSVGLKHSGYLDVSTINADLQSELIAIAKLIPAFMQNSYQSLQASQATGQTSVEFTDRQLTILEMISNGLTVKAIALQLKIKECTVNHHKKVIFNKLGVQSSTEAVSMASRLSYL from the coding sequence ATGAGTGCGACAACAACCGCTTTAAGCAAGCATTGGCCTACAACCCAAATGCCTGTATCCAAGGCAGCGCAGATCAACTATTTATCCAAACCCCAGCTCGACCGGGTTCTAAAAATCAATCATTTTCTAATCCGAGCCTTTCAGCACAGCATCTCTAATATTAAAGAAAATTTATCAGGAACGTATATGTTCCTCCTTACAGATTCAGATGGCGTTCTCATCGCTATGGATCACAGTTGTGATCTAACCTCTGAAGTGCAGCAGTCTCCTATTCGCCTGGGGATGATCTTCACAGCCAAGAGCTGTGGTGTCAACGCTATATCCGAAACGATGGATCAACATAAACCGATATTTCTACCACCAGAGTTGCATGAAAACCCACTTTTCCAAACCTGGCACTGTTATGCTACACCCCTGTCTGTGGGTCTGAAGCATTCCGGTTATTTAGATGTGTCTACGATTAACGCTGATCTACAGAGTGAACTTATTGCTATAGCCAAGCTCATTCCTGCATTTATGCAAAATAGCTATCAGAGTCTGCAAGCCTCTCAGGCTACTGGACAGACTTCGGTGGAATTCACCGATCGCCAGTTAACGATCCTCGAGATGATCTCGAACGGACTTACCGTTAAGGCGATTGCACTCCAATTAAAAATCAAGGAATGCACCGTTAATCATCACAAAAAAGTAATTTTTAACAAATTAGGTGTGCAATCGAGCACTGAAGCTGTTTCAATGGCTAGTCGATTGTCTTATTTATAA
- a CDS encoding ABC transporter ATP-binding protein — protein sequence MQPLLKVNDLSVSFHSGENEFEAVKNVSFEVRPGETLGIVGESGSGKSVTARSIMRLLASPPSRMKQGEIWFKGTNLVNKTQKEMESIRGRDIGMIFQDPMSSLNPTIKIGKQISESLIKHQKVSRREAKKQAIAMLELVGISQGEVRYNQYPHEFSGGMRQRVMIAIALACRPELLIADEPTTALDVTIQAQILDLMKNMQQQLGTSIILITHDLGVVAGMCDRVVVMKSGEIVETGTTAEIFASPKHPYTSRLLNALPRLDEKKKPKPVSLVPRDLEDHQPLLEVKSLRQHFNLGKGNTLKAVNDISFYIRQGETLGVVGESGSGKSTTGRAILRLHEPTGGEVLFKGVPLNRLSASEMKTMRRHMQIIFQDPYASLNPKMRIMDIIGEALDIHGLAKNTSDREKRVEELLELVGLDPSHAQRYPHEFSGGQRQRIGIARALAVEPEFIVCDEPLSALDVSIQAQIVQLLEELQQRLGLTYLFIAHDLSMVKHISDRVAVMYNGKIVELAESEELYSNPQHAYTKALLSAIPVPDPAIESKKKRIVSDEHRDAGVDRYQLEHSSWVEVSDGHWVAISS from the coding sequence ATGCAACCTTTGTTAAAGGTAAATGATCTATCGGTCTCTTTTCATTCTGGGGAGAATGAGTTTGAGGCGGTTAAGAACGTCAGTTTCGAGGTGCGTCCAGGTGAGACACTTGGTATTGTAGGAGAGTCTGGTAGTGGCAAAAGTGTAACGGCTCGCTCCATTATGAGATTGCTGGCATCTCCACCTTCACGTATGAAACAGGGGGAGATCTGGTTCAAGGGAACCAATCTTGTGAACAAAACGCAGAAGGAAATGGAAAGCATCCGAGGTCGGGATATCGGAATGATCTTTCAAGATCCAATGAGTTCACTTAATCCGACCATTAAGATTGGTAAACAAATTTCGGAGAGTTTGATTAAACATCAGAAAGTGTCCAGGCGAGAAGCAAAGAAACAAGCGATAGCAATGCTTGAGCTGGTGGGTATATCACAAGGCGAGGTACGTTACAATCAGTATCCACATGAGTTCTCCGGGGGAATGCGTCAGCGTGTCATGATCGCTATTGCACTTGCTTGCCGACCTGAGCTATTGATTGCCGATGAACCCACGACTGCGCTTGATGTAACCATTCAGGCACAGATTCTGGATTTGATGAAAAATATGCAGCAGCAACTAGGTACCTCGATCATTTTGATAACCCATGACCTTGGGGTTGTTGCAGGTATGTGTGATCGGGTCGTGGTCATGAAAAGTGGGGAGATCGTAGAAACGGGCACAACGGCCGAGATTTTTGCAAGTCCGAAACACCCGTACACTTCCAGATTACTTAACGCTTTACCTCGACTGGATGAGAAGAAGAAGCCCAAGCCGGTCTCCCTTGTTCCTCGTGATCTGGAGGATCATCAACCTTTGCTGGAGGTGAAGTCTCTTCGCCAGCATTTCAATCTGGGCAAGGGTAATACGCTGAAGGCCGTGAATGATATTAGCTTTTATATTCGCCAAGGGGAGACGCTGGGGGTCGTGGGGGAATCAGGCAGCGGTAAGTCCACGACTGGACGTGCAATTCTTAGATTGCATGAGCCTACGGGCGGTGAAGTGTTGTTTAAAGGAGTTCCGCTCAATCGTCTGTCTGCTTCCGAGATGAAAACCATGAGAAGGCATATGCAGATTATCTTCCAAGATCCGTATGCTTCATTGAATCCCAAAATGAGAATCATGGACATTATTGGCGAAGCGCTCGATATTCACGGGTTAGCTAAAAATACGTCGGATCGTGAGAAGCGGGTAGAGGAATTATTAGAACTAGTAGGGCTTGATCCATCGCATGCCCAGCGTTATCCACATGAATTCTCAGGAGGGCAACGGCAGCGGATTGGGATTGCAAGGGCGCTGGCCGTGGAACCGGAGTTTATTGTATGTGATGAGCCTTTATCCGCACTAGATGTCTCCATTCAGGCGCAGATTGTGCAGTTACTAGAAGAGTTGCAGCAGCGTCTTGGTCTGACCTATCTCTTCATTGCGCATGATCTATCGATGGTTAAACATATCAGTGACCGTGTAGCGGTTATGTATAATGGCAAAATTGTGGAGTTAGCTGAGAGTGAAGAGTTATACAGCAATCCTCAGCACGCCTACACGAAGGCATTGTTATCGGCCATTCCTGTTCCAGACCCTGCGATCGAGTCGAAGAAGAAACGAATCGTAAGTGATGAGCACCGAGATGCTGGTGTGGATCGCTATCAATTGGAACATTCCAGTTGGGTCGAAGTGTCTGACGGGCATTGGGTAGCCATATCTAGTTAA